From one Rattus norvegicus strain BN/NHsdMcwi chromosome 7, GRCr8, whole genome shotgun sequence genomic stretch:
- the Smug1 gene encoding single-strand selective monofunctional uracil-DNA glycosylase isoform X1 → MAVSQTFPPGPAHEPASALMEPCARSLAEGFLEEELRLNAELSQLQFPEPVGVIYNPVDYAWEPHRNYVTRYCQGPKEVLFLGMNPGPFGMAQTGVPFGEVNVVRDWLGIGGSVLSPPQEHPKRPVLGLECPQSEVSGARFWGFFRTLCGQPQVFFRHCFVHNLCPLLFLAPSGRNLTPADLPAKHREQLLSICDAALCRQVQLLGVRLVVGVGRLAEQRARRALAGLTPEVQVEGLLHPSPRSPQANKGWETAARERLQELGLLPLLTDEGSVRPTP, encoded by the exons ATGGCTGTGTCCCAGACTTTCCCACCGGGGCCTGCCCATGAGCCTGCCAGTGCCCTGATGGAGCCTTGCGCTCGAAGCTTAGCTgagggcttcctggaggaagagCTTCGGCTCAATGCTGAGCTGAGCCAGCTGCAGTTTCCAGAGCCTGTGGGTGTCATCTACAACCCAGTGGATTATGCTTGGGAGCCACACCGGAACTACGTGACTCGCTACTGCCAAGGCCCCAAGGAAGTGCTGTTCCTGGGCATGAATCCAGGACCTTTTGGCATGGCCCAAACTGGG GTACCTTTTGGGGAAGTGAATGTGGTCCGGGACTGGTTGGGCATTGGGGGCTCTGTGCTGTCCCCTCCCCAAGAGCACCCTAAGCGACCAGTGTTGGGACTGGAGTGCCCGCAGTCAGAGGTGAGCGGAGCCCGATTCTGGGGCTTTTTTCGGACCCTCTGCGGACAGCCTCAAGTCTTCTTCCGGCACTGCTTTGTCCACAATCTGTGTCCTCTACTCTTCTTGGCTCCCAGCGGGCGAAACCTTACCCCGGCTGATCTGCCCGCCAAGCACCGGGAGCAGCTACTGTCGATCTGCGACGCCGCCCTCTGCCGGCAGGTGCAGCTGCTAGGGGTGCGGCTGGTAGTGGGAGTGGGGCGGCTGGCAGAGCAGAGAGCTCGAAGAGCTCTAGCAGGGCTGACCCCGGAGGTGCAGGTGGAGGGGCTCCTGCATCCATCTCCTCGAAGCCCGCAGGCCAACAAAGGCTGGGAAACAGCAGCCAGGGAAAGACTCCAAGAGTTGGGGCTGCTGCCTCTGCTAACGGATGAGGGTTCAGTCAGGCCTACACCATAG